The nucleotide sequence CCTGTCGGTATTTTTCAGCCTCATCCGGATGATCAGCCACCACCCGGTCCACGATCGCCTCGATTTCCCCATGGTCGCTGACCTGCACCAGGCCCTTTTTTTCAACAATGGTTTTGGCCTCATCTTCAGAGTCCGCCATTTCATCAAACACTGTCTTGGCGATCTTGCCGCTGATCACCCCGGTGTCGAGCAGCTCGATAAGACCGGAAAACCGGCTTGCGGATATGGGCGATTCAGTAATATTGATACCCCGGGCGTTTAACAGGCCCGTAAGCTCGCCCATCATCCAGTTGCTCACCAGCTTGGGCCGGTTGACAAGCCCCAGGCACTGCTCGAAATAATCGGCAAACTCCCGGGATGCGGTCAGGACCCCGGCGTCGTATTCCGGCAGGCCGAAATCAGCGATAAACCGGGCCCGCCGCTGGTCCGGCAGCTCGGGCAGGTCTTTTTGGACCTGGTCAATCCAGGTGCTGTCAATGACCAACGGCACCAGATCGGGATCGGGAAAATAGCGGTAGTCGTGGGCTTCTTCCTTGCCCCGCATGGATATGGTGCGCCCCTTGTCCGTATCCCAAAGCCGGGTTTCCTGGACAATTTCCCCGCCTTGTTCCAGGACCTCGATCTGGCGGTCGATTTCCCAGGCCAGAGCTTTTTCCACAAACTTAAATGAGTTGAGATTTTTTAACTCCGTTCGGGTGCCGAATGGCTCCTGTCCCTGCGGCCGGACCGATACATTGGCATCACAGCGAAAACTGCCTTCCTCCATGTTGCCGTCTGAAATATCCAGATAACGCAAAACCGCCCGCAGCTGCCGCAGATAGGCCCCGGCCTCTGCAGGAGAACGCAGATCCGGCTCGGATACGATTTCAATCAAGGGCACGCCGGTGCGGTTGTAATCCACGTAGCTAACGGGCCGGGCCGGATCATGGATGAGTTTTCCCGCATCTTCTTCCATGTGAATGCGGGTGATGCCGATGCGCCGGGTGGTGCCGTCTTCCAGGGAAATGTCCACGCAGCCGTTTCTGGCAATGGGCAGCTCGTACTGGGAAATCTGATATCCCTTGGGCAGGTCCGGATAAAAATAATTCTTCCGGGCAAACCGGCTGGTGCCCTCCACCTGGCAGCCCGTGGCAAGGGCCATTTTCATGGCATATTCCACAACAGAGCGGTTTAAAACCGGCAAAACACCGGGCATGCCCAGGCATACCGGGCAGACATGGGTATTGGGCGGGGCGCCGAATGCAGTGGAGCATCCGCAGAATATTTTTGTCCGGGTTTTGAGCTGGGCATGGACTTCAAGGCCGATGACGGGTTCATAGCGCATGTGGCAGATCCTTAACCTGTTTGCATAAAATTTAATGAGCCTGTAAAAAGCTTTTTACCGCGCCCGCTGTTTTTGCAGGAAGGAAGTCTATGTTACAGGCAGCGTTAAGTTTGAGTGGTTCCAAACCCCTTATCTGCCATGGCTGCAAATCTTTTTCAAGTCCCGGACGGTTTTATTTTTGACAATCCATAAACCCGGCAGATATAATAAACAATTTAAATAATACAGCAACTCAAAGATGACCAAATCGGTTTTTAAGTAACTTCGTTCACGGTTCAAAAAAATAAAACCAAAGCTTTTAAGCATGCGGCAAAAAGTTATTTGCAGTGTTCGGTCCCGGGCGGCGGCCCAGGGGAAACGCTTTCAAGGAAGCCCAAGGGCTGGGTCGGTTTTTGAAGCGACATTGAGCGTTTACGGAAAAATTCAGCAAATGCCGAAGCGTAAAAATTTCAAATTGTTTGAGGCCAACAGGCCGAGTTTTTGAAATTTTAGCGAAGGCATTTGCTGAATCCGTAAACGGTCAGGAGCGAAAAAACTGACCCAGCCCTTGGGCTTCCTTCCTGACAACCATCAAGGATACTATCTATGGATTTTTTTCTGTGTGTCATCGGCATGGTCATGATTATTGAAGGCTTGCCCTATTTCGCCTTTCCTGACCGGATGAAGGAAATGATGGCCCGGGTGCTGGAACTGCCGGATCAGACCCTGCGCATTTTCGGATTCGTGCTCATGTTCCTGGGCCTGATTCTGACCTATATCGGCCGGAGTTATTTCAAATGACCCCAAACAATGTCACGCCGGAGCAGAACCCCTATGACATTGACGCCTATGATTATGATCTGCCCGAGGCCTTAATCGCCCAGCACCCGGCAGACAGCCGCCAGGATTCGCGCTTGCTGGTGCTTTCCAGGGCGGACGGAACTACAGCACACCGGCGCTTCTGCCAGCTCACGGATCTTCTTTGTGCCGGTGATGTGCTGGTGGTCAACAACACAAAAGTGATTCCGGCGCGGCTGTTCGGGCACAAGACCTCAGGGGGCAAAGTCGAAGTGCTGCTCATTGATTACGCCGGCAGAAAACAGACCGGCACCCGCCCGGACCGGTTTGAATGCCGGTGCCTGATCCGGGCCTCAAAGGCCCCGCGGCCCGGCACCCGGCTTGTGTTTGATGACCACCTGCACGCAGAGGTAATCTCAGCTGAAAACGGCACCTTTCTGGTGGAATTTACCTGCTCGGCCCTGTTTGAAGAAATCCTGCACAAAATCGGCCATGTCCCGCTTCCGCCCTATATCCGCAGAAACGGGCAGAAACACGACAGGCATGCCTATCAGACCGTGTATGCCGCGGAAAACGGGGCTGTGGCCGCCCCCACCGCAGGCCTGCATTTTTCTGCCGACCTGCTGGAGCAGATCCGGCGAAAGGGGGTGGAAATTGCTGAAATCACCCTGCATGTGAGCTACGGCACCTTCATGCCGGTGCGCGTCACAGACATCCGCGAACATCAGATGCACACAGAGCACTATGAAATCAACGCGCCGGCAGCAGACCGGATCAACGCGGCCCGGGCCTGCGGCCGCAGGATCGTGGCCGTGGGCACCACATCTGTGCGCACCCTTGAATACGCGGCAGACGATTTCGGACGGATCCAAAGCGGTGCCGGGCAATGCGATCTGTTTATTTACCCGGGATACCGGTTTAAGATCGTTGATGCCATGATCACCAATTTCCACTTGCCCCGGTCCACCCTGTTGATGCTGGTATCGGCATTTGCCGGAAAAGACCCTGTCATGACGGCCTACCGCGAAGCCATTGCCGAAAAATACCGGTTTTTCAGCTATGGCGATGCCATGTTGATCCAATAGACCAAAACCTGCACCTGGAAAAAACTAGCTTATGTCTGTTTTTGCCATTGAAACCCAAAGCTCGGATACCCGGGCGCGTACCGGATCCCTTGCCACCGCGCATGGCATTGTGAAAACCCCGGTATTCATGCCCGTGGGCACTCTGGGCACGGTCAAAGCCCTGTCCCCGGAAGAAATTTCGGCCTGTGGGGCGCAAATCATCCTGGGCAACACCTATCATCTTTATCTGCGGCCCGGCTGCGATGTCATTGATATTTTTGCGGGTCTGCACGGGTTTATGAACTGGAACGCCCCGATTCTGACCGACTCGGGCGGATTTCAGATCTTTTCCCTAGCCAAAATGGCCAAAATCACCACAGACGGTTATGCCTTCCAGTCCCATATTGACGGCTCCCGGCATTTGATCTCCCCGGAAGATGCCGTGGACATCCAGCTCAGGCTCAACTCCGATATTCTCATGTGCCTGGATCAGTGCATTTCCTATCCGGCAGAGGAAAAAGAGGCACAAGGCGCCCACGAACTCACCCTGGACTGGGCCTCCCGCTGCCAAAAGCAGATACAGGCAAGAAACCCGGGGCAGAACCTCTTGTTCGGCATTGTCCAGGGTGGGATGTATCCGCACCTGCGCCGGCTCTCGGCCCGGGGCCTGGCGGAGCTGGATTTTCCCGGCTATGCCGTGGGCGGATTGAGCGTGGGCGAGCCTGTGGCCCTCATGCATGAAATGGCCCGATCCACCCTGCCGCTTCTGCCCGAAAACAAGCCCCGCTATGTCATGGGCGTGGGCCGGCCCGAGGATCTTGTGGAAATGACCGGGTTTGGGGTGGATATGTTTGACTGTGTCATGCCCACCCGAAACGCCAGAAACGGCCAGCTTTTCACCGCCTTTGGCAAAATCAACATCAGCAATGCAAAATTCCGCACCGACACCGGCCCCATCGAACCCGGCTGCACCTGCTACACCTGCCAAAACTTTTCCCGGGCCTACCTGCAGCACCTGTACCGCACCCGGGAAATACTGGCCTACCGCTTAAACACCATCCACAACATCCATTACTACACCGCCCTGATGGGGCAAATGCGTTCGGCCATTGAAAAAGATCGGTTTTTAACCTTCAGGGACGACTTTTACCGCAAAAGACACCCGTAAAAACAGATTCCATGGCTTTGCCAGAAATCGGCATACATTGGCAATTGTACCCCAAAGGCCTGTCTGAAAAATATCATTTGCAAATCAATGGAATCTGGCTTATACTTTAATGGCATCGTAAAAAGTCTGCTTTCAGATGGCGCCGTAAACAGTTCAAGATCAAGGCTTGCGCAATTTCAAAGAATGCAGCGTACTTAGCCGTACGTGAAATTCTGAGAAATTGCGCGTAACGCAGATATTGGACTTTTTACGGCGCCATCATAATTTAACCCTTGAAAAAACAAGTGGTTAATCCAACACTGACAAACGCATAAGGAGACAAGAGATGAAAGAACAGGTACAGGCAGTAATTGATAAAATCCGTCCATCGTTGCAGGCAGACGGCGGGGACGTGGAACTGGTGGATGTAGAGGACGGCGTGGTCAAGGTCAGGCTTCAGGGCGCATGCGCCGGATGCCCCATGAGCCAGATGACGCTGAAAAACGGAATCGAGCGGCTGGTAAAAAAGGAACTGCCGGATATCAAGTCTGTTGAATCCGTGCAGTAAGGCCACACTTGACACAACCCGAAGGGATCACAGAAAAACGACTTATGCCAATTGCCAGAAAGATGGCGGATTTTATTGAAAAATCCTCCTGGATCCGGAAAATGTTTGAAGAGGGTGCGCGCTTAAAGGCCATCCACGGCGCAGACAACGTGTTTGACTTCTCCCTGGGAAATCCCAATATGGAGCCGCCGGAAGAGGTCAGAGACCATCTGGAGCAGGTCGCTGCAGATCCCGCACCGGGCCTGCACGCCTACATGCCCAACACGGGTTACCCCCATGTGCGAAAGGCAGTGGCCGATTTTCTGGGCCGGGAACAGGGAGTTGCGATCACGGAAAACGAAATCATCATGACCTGCGGGGCGGCAGGGGGGCTCAACATTGTTTTAAAGGCCATTCTGGACGCAGACGATGAAGTCATCACCCCGGCGCCCTATTTCGTGGAATACGGCTTTTATGCCGACAACCACGGAGGAAGGCTCGTGGCCGTGCCCACCCGGCCGGATTTCACCATAGACGTGGCTGCCATTGAAGCCGCCATCACCCCAAAGACCCGAGCGGTTGTTATCAATTCC is from Desulfosalsimonas propionicica and encodes:
- a CDS encoding DUF2065 domain-containing protein, with the translated sequence MDFFLCVIGMVMIIEGLPYFAFPDRMKEMMARVLELPDQTLRIFGFVLMFLGLILTYIGRSYFK
- the gatB gene encoding Asp-tRNA(Asn)/Glu-tRNA(Gln) amidotransferase subunit GatB; translation: MRYEPVIGLEVHAQLKTRTKIFCGCSTAFGAPPNTHVCPVCLGMPGVLPVLNRSVVEYAMKMALATGCQVEGTSRFARKNYFYPDLPKGYQISQYELPIARNGCVDISLEDGTTRRIGITRIHMEEDAGKLIHDPARPVSYVDYNRTGVPLIEIVSEPDLRSPAEAGAYLRQLRAVLRYLDISDGNMEEGSFRCDANVSVRPQGQEPFGTRTELKNLNSFKFVEKALAWEIDRQIEVLEQGGEIVQETRLWDTDKGRTISMRGKEEAHDYRYFPDPDLVPLVIDSTWIDQVQKDLPELPDQRRARFIADFGLPEYDAGVLTASREFADYFEQCLGLVNRPKLVSNWMMGELTGLLNARGINITESPISASRFSGLIELLDTGVISGKIAKTVFDEMADSEDEAKTIVEKKGLVQVSDHGEIEAIVDRVVADHPDEAEKYRQGRKKLMGFFVGQVMKESRGKANPQVVNEVLKKRLG
- a CDS encoding NifU family protein produces the protein MKEQVQAVIDKIRPSLQADGGDVELVDVEDGVVKVRLQGACAGCPMSQMTLKNGIERLVKKELPDIKSVESVQ
- the queA gene encoding tRNA preQ1(34) S-adenosylmethionine ribosyltransferase-isomerase QueA, coding for MTPNNVTPEQNPYDIDAYDYDLPEALIAQHPADSRQDSRLLVLSRADGTTAHRRFCQLTDLLCAGDVLVVNNTKVIPARLFGHKTSGGKVEVLLIDYAGRKQTGTRPDRFECRCLIRASKAPRPGTRLVFDDHLHAEVISAENGTFLVEFTCSALFEEILHKIGHVPLPPYIRRNGQKHDRHAYQTVYAAENGAVAAPTAGLHFSADLLEQIRRKGVEIAEITLHVSYGTFMPVRVTDIREHQMHTEHYEINAPAADRINAARACGRRIVAVGTTSVRTLEYAADDFGRIQSGAGQCDLFIYPGYRFKIVDAMITNFHLPRSTLLMLVSAFAGKDPVMTAYREAIAEKYRFFSYGDAMLIQ
- the tgt gene encoding tRNA guanosine(34) transglycosylase Tgt, which encodes MSVFAIETQSSDTRARTGSLATAHGIVKTPVFMPVGTLGTVKALSPEEISACGAQIILGNTYHLYLRPGCDVIDIFAGLHGFMNWNAPILTDSGGFQIFSLAKMAKITTDGYAFQSHIDGSRHLISPEDAVDIQLRLNSDILMCLDQCISYPAEEKEAQGAHELTLDWASRCQKQIQARNPGQNLLFGIVQGGMYPHLRRLSARGLAELDFPGYAVGGLSVGEPVALMHEMARSTLPLLPENKPRYVMGVGRPEDLVEMTGFGVDMFDCVMPTRNARNGQLFTAFGKINISNAKFRTDTGPIEPGCTCYTCQNFSRAYLQHLYRTREILAYRLNTIHNIHYYTALMGQMRSAIEKDRFLTFRDDFYRKRHP